A genome region from Bemisia tabaci chromosome 3, PGI_BMITA_v3 includes the following:
- the Mf gene encoding uncharacterized protein Mf isoform X4, with the protein MLLKQHLDMIGRNEPIQRKAKFWQSYVRALKGTDDMRAPEHTHYSRYPSRGIFQPLLDDIPTWPKSKSIYDDPIAPSERISVPGYRYLPISRETYGISPRNIYPHNYVDYNRYPRNPTGPNTPNSFIGHRADGAFQTVLLFKPPLKRALV; encoded by the exons ATGTTGTTAAAGCAGCACTTAGATATGATCGGTAGGAACGAGCCAATTCAGAGGAAAGCAAAATTCTGGCAGTCATACGTCCGAGCATTAAAAG GAACAGACGACATGCGTGCTCCAGAACACACACACTACTCCCGGTATCCCTCCCGGGGGATCTTCCAGCCTCTGTTGGACGACATTCCGACCTGGCCGAAATCAAAGTCCATCTACGACGACCCCATCGCCCCGAGCGAGCGCATCAGCGTGCCCGGCTACCGCTACCTGCCCATCTCCAGGGAGACCTACGGCATCTCGCCCAGAAACATCTACCCACACAACTACGTCGACTACAACAGATACCCCCGCAACCCCACTG GGCCAAACACACCCAACTCGTTCATTGGACACCGCGCAGACGGAGCATTTCAAACAGTTTTACTCTTTAAGCCCCCACTAAAACGGGCACTCGTCTAA